From a single Micromonospora carbonacea genomic region:
- the fabG gene encoding beta-ketoacyl-ACP reductase: MARTVLVTGGNRGIGLAIAQAFAKQGDRVAVTHRSGDAPEGLFGVVCDVTDSASVDAAFTAVEAELGPVEVLVANAGITDDTLIMRMSEEQFTRVLDTNLTGAFRCASRASKKMLRARWGRMIFISSVVGLYGGPGQVNYAASKAGLVGVARSITRELGGRNITANVVAPGFIDTDMTAALPEERRAEYVKAIPAGRLAAPDEVAAVVTWLASDAAGYVTGAVIPVDGGLGMGH, translated from the coding sequence GTGGCCCGTACCGTGCTGGTGACCGGCGGCAACCGGGGGATCGGCCTGGCCATCGCGCAGGCGTTCGCCAAGCAGGGTGACCGGGTGGCGGTGACCCACCGTAGCGGCGACGCGCCCGAGGGGCTGTTCGGCGTCGTCTGCGACGTGACCGACTCCGCCTCCGTCGACGCGGCCTTCACCGCCGTCGAGGCCGAGCTGGGCCCGGTGGAGGTGCTGGTCGCCAACGCCGGCATCACCGACGACACGCTGATCATGCGGATGTCGGAGGAGCAGTTCACCCGGGTCCTCGACACCAACCTCACCGGCGCGTTCCGCTGCGCCAGCCGGGCGTCCAAGAAGATGCTCCGCGCCCGGTGGGGCCGCATGATCTTCATCTCCTCGGTCGTCGGCCTCTACGGCGGCCCCGGGCAGGTCAACTACGCGGCGAGCAAGGCCGGCCTGGTCGGCGTGGCCCGCTCGATCACCCGGGAGCTGGGCGGGCGCAACATCACCGCCAACGTCGTCGCGCCCGGCTTCATCGACACCGACATGACCGCCGCCCTGCCCGAGGAGCGCCGGGCGGAGTACGTGAAGGCCATCCCGGCCGGCCGCCTCGCCGCGCCCGACGAGGTGGCCGCGGTGGTCACCTGGCTGGCCTCGGACGCCGCCGGCTACGTCACCGGCGCCGTGATCCCGGTCGACGGCGGCCTCGGGATGGGCCACTGA
- the fabI gene encoding enoyl-ACP reductase FabI codes for MSGLLAGKRLLVTGVITDASIAFSVAKIAQENGAQVVLTGFGRLSLVERIARRLPEPAPVIELDVTNPEHLAGLADKVREHVDGLDGVVHSIGFAPQSCLGGGFLDAPWEDVATALHVSTYSYKSLAMAALPLMSPGGAVVGLTFDATKAWPVYDWMGVAKAGLESASRYLALHLGKQGIRSNLVAAGPLRTMAAKSIPGFVQFEDAWSERAPLGWDLTDQAPAARACLALLSDWFPATTGEIVHVDGGYHALGAA; via the coding sequence ATGTCCGGACTGCTGGCCGGTAAGCGGCTGCTGGTCACCGGCGTCATCACCGACGCCTCGATCGCCTTCTCCGTGGCGAAGATCGCCCAGGAGAACGGCGCGCAGGTCGTGCTCACCGGCTTCGGCCGGCTCTCCCTGGTCGAGCGGATCGCCCGGCGCCTGCCCGAGCCGGCCCCGGTGATCGAGCTGGACGTGACCAACCCCGAGCACCTCGCCGGCCTCGCCGACAAGGTCCGGGAGCACGTCGACGGCCTCGACGGGGTGGTGCACTCGATCGGGTTCGCGCCGCAGAGCTGCCTCGGCGGCGGCTTCCTCGACGCGCCGTGGGAGGACGTGGCCACCGCCCTGCACGTCTCGACGTACTCCTACAAGTCGCTGGCCATGGCGGCGCTGCCGCTGATGTCCCCGGGCGGCGCGGTGGTCGGGCTCACCTTCGACGCCACCAAGGCGTGGCCGGTCTACGACTGGATGGGCGTGGCCAAGGCCGGGCTGGAGTCGGCGTCGCGCTACCTGGCGCTGCACCTGGGCAAGCAGGGCATCCGCAGCAACCTGGTCGCCGCCGGGCCGCTGCGCACCATGGCCGCGAAGTCGATCCCCGGCTTCGTCCAGTTCGAGGACGCCTGGTCCGAGCGGGCGCCGCTGGGCTGGGACCTCACCGACCAGGCGCCGGCGGCGCGCGCCTGCCTGGCGCTGCTGTCGGACTGGTTCCCGGCGACCACCGGCGAGATCGTCCACGTCGACGGCGGCTACCACGCCCTCGGCGCCGCCTGA
- a CDS encoding ferrochelatase produces the protein MAYDALVLVSFGGPERPEDVLPFLQNVTRGRGVPPERLAEVAEHYLHFGGVSPINQQCRDLLAAIRADFAAHGVDLPVYWGNRNWDPMLADTVARMRDDGVTRALAFVTSAYGGYSSCRQYQEDIAAARAAVGPDAPVIEKLRQFWDHPGFVEPHADAVRAALGQLDPAKRATTRLVFTAHSIPTAAAANAGPHGGRYEAQLAETARLVHASAAPDLPYDLVWQSRSGPPHVPWLEPDVNDHLAALAEAGTTGVVVSPVGFVSDHLEVVWDLDTEALETAKRLGLEFARAGTPGTDPRFVAMVRELVAERTEPGGERLRRRLGALPLWDTCPTVCCVPARRP, from the coding sequence ATGGCGTACGACGCGTTGGTGCTGGTCTCCTTCGGTGGCCCCGAGCGGCCCGAGGACGTGCTGCCCTTCCTCCAGAACGTGACGCGGGGCCGGGGCGTGCCCCCGGAGCGGCTGGCGGAGGTCGCCGAGCACTACCTGCACTTCGGCGGGGTATCCCCGATCAACCAGCAGTGCCGGGACCTGCTCGCGGCGATCCGGGCGGACTTCGCCGCGCACGGCGTCGACCTGCCCGTCTACTGGGGCAACCGCAACTGGGATCCGATGCTCGCCGACACCGTGGCGCGGATGCGCGACGACGGCGTCACCCGGGCCCTGGCGTTCGTGACCAGCGCGTACGGCGGCTACTCGTCCTGCCGGCAATACCAGGAGGACATCGCCGCCGCCCGGGCCGCCGTCGGCCCCGACGCCCCGGTGATCGAGAAGCTGCGCCAGTTCTGGGACCATCCCGGCTTCGTCGAGCCGCACGCCGACGCGGTGCGCGCGGCGCTGGGCCAGCTCGACCCGGCGAAGCGGGCCACCACCCGGCTGGTGTTCACCGCCCACTCGATCCCCACCGCGGCGGCCGCGAACGCCGGCCCGCACGGCGGCCGGTACGAGGCGCAACTCGCCGAGACCGCCCGCCTGGTGCACGCGTCCGCCGCGCCCGACCTGCCGTACGACCTGGTGTGGCAGAGCCGGTCGGGCCCGCCGCACGTGCCGTGGCTGGAGCCGGACGTCAACGACCACCTCGCCGCCCTCGCCGAGGCCGGGACGACCGGCGTGGTGGTGAGCCCGGTCGGGTTCGTCTCGGACCACCTGGAGGTGGTCTGGGACCTCGACACCGAGGCGCTGGAGACCGCCAAGCGGCTCGGGCTGGAGTTCGCCCGGGCCGGCACCCCGGGCACCGACCCGCGCTTCGTGGCGATGGTGCGCGAGCTGGTCGCCGAGCGCACGGAGCCCGGCGGCGAGCGGCTGCGCCGCCGCCTCGGCGCGCTGCCGCTGTGGGACACCTGCCCCACGGTGTGCTGCGTGCCGGCGCGCCGCCCCTGA
- a CDS encoding HAD-IIA family hydrolase: MHERKPVQSWLTDMDGVLVHEGQPVPGAPEFINKLRSSGKPFLILTNNSIYTPRDLQARLTRMGFEVPEHALWTAALATAQFLADQRPGGTAYAIGEAGLTTALHAVGYVLTDFAPDYVVLGETRTYSFEAITKAVRLINDGARFICTNPDVTGPSVEGALPAAGSVAAMISKATGVEPYFVGKPNPMMMRSALNTINAHSESTAMIGDRMDTDVLCGLEAGLETILVLTGISTRTEAERYPYRPSRIVGSVADLMDEI; this comes from the coding sequence ATGCACGAACGCAAGCCGGTGCAGAGCTGGCTGACAGACATGGACGGCGTGCTGGTGCACGAGGGCCAGCCGGTGCCCGGCGCGCCGGAGTTCATCAACAAGCTGCGCTCCTCCGGCAAGCCGTTCCTGATCCTGACCAACAACTCGATCTACACGCCGCGCGACCTCCAGGCCCGGCTGACCCGGATGGGCTTCGAGGTGCCCGAGCACGCGCTGTGGACGGCGGCGCTGGCCACCGCCCAGTTCCTCGCCGACCAGCGGCCGGGCGGCACCGCGTACGCGATCGGGGAGGCCGGGCTGACCACCGCCCTGCACGCCGTCGGGTACGTGCTGACCGACTTCGCCCCGGACTACGTGGTGCTGGGCGAGACCCGCACGTACAGCTTCGAGGCGATCACCAAGGCGGTCCGCCTGATCAACGACGGGGCCCGGTTCATCTGCACCAACCCGGACGTGACCGGCCCGTCGGTGGAGGGGGCGCTGCCGGCGGCCGGCTCGGTCGCGGCGATGATCTCGAAGGCGACCGGGGTCGAGCCGTACTTCGTCGGCAAGCCGAACCCGATGATGATGCGGTCGGCGCTGAACACCATCAACGCCCACTCCGAGTCGACCGCGATGATCGGCGACCGGATGGACACCGACGTCCTGTGCGGCCTGGAGGCGGGGCTGGAGACGATCCTCGTGCTGACCGGGATCAGCACCCGCACGGAGGCCGAGCGGTACCCGTACCGGCCGTCGCGGATCGTCGGCTCGGTGGCGGACCTGATGGACGAGATCTGA
- a CDS encoding DUF3097 domain-containing protein, whose product MVGRYGEDVLAGDWRRRRVVPEVDAEADLVVEDADSGFCGAVVGFESGAVVLEDRHGRRRNFPLLPAAFLLDGQPVTLRRPARSPVPAARRRTASGSVAVDGVRAQVAKASRIWVEGVHDAALVERIWGDDLRIEGVVVEPLDGIDDLGSRVRDFGPGPTRRLGVLVDHLVPGSKESRIVARVTSAHVLVTGHPYVDVWQAVKPAALGIAAWPVVPPGRPWKEGVCAALGVASPAEMWRRVLSRVDSFADVETPLINAMERLIDFVTEPSA is encoded by the coding sequence ATGGTGGGGCGCTACGGCGAGGACGTGTTGGCGGGCGACTGGCGGCGGCGCAGGGTCGTCCCCGAGGTGGACGCGGAGGCCGACCTCGTGGTCGAGGACGCGGACTCCGGGTTCTGCGGCGCGGTGGTCGGCTTCGAGTCCGGCGCGGTGGTGCTGGAGGACCGGCACGGCCGGCGGCGCAACTTCCCGCTGCTGCCGGCCGCGTTCCTGCTCGACGGGCAGCCGGTGACGCTGCGCCGCCCGGCCCGGTCGCCGGTGCCGGCCGCCCGGCGGCGCACCGCGTCGGGCTCGGTCGCCGTCGACGGCGTGCGGGCGCAGGTCGCCAAGGCCAGCCGGATCTGGGTCGAGGGCGTGCACGACGCCGCCCTGGTGGAGCGGATCTGGGGCGACGACCTGCGGATCGAGGGCGTGGTGGTGGAGCCGCTGGACGGCATCGACGACCTGGGGTCGCGGGTCCGCGACTTCGGGCCGGGGCCCACCCGGCGGCTCGGGGTGCTCGTCGACCACCTGGTGCCCGGCTCCAAGGAGAGCCGGATCGTGGCCCGGGTGACGTCCGCGCACGTGCTGGTCACCGGGCACCCCTACGTCGACGTGTGGCAGGCGGTGAAGCCGGCCGCGCTGGGCATCGCGGCGTGGCCGGTGGTGCCGCCGGGGCGGCCGTGGAAGGAGGGCGTCTGCGCCGCCCTCGGGGTGGCGTCGCCGGCCGAGATGTGGCGGCGCGTCCTGTCCCGGGTGGACAGCTTCGCCGACGTGGAGACCCCGCTGATCAACGCGATGGAACGCCTGATCGACTTCGTCACCGAACCGTCGGCCTGA